The genome window CGGAGCCCGGCTGATCCCGACAGCGGAGCCGGGCTGAACCTCGCAGCAAAGTCCCGTCGGAGAGTCCCGGAGCCCGGCTGAACCCCGCATCCCGGAGCAGAGCCCCCTCCGAAGGTCCCGGAGCTCGGCTGCATCCCGGAGGACAGCACCGTCGGAGGCTCCCGGAGCTCGGGCTGAACCCCACAGCGAAGCCCCGTCGGAGGCTCCCGGAGCCCGGTCGCCCCCGGGAGCGGAGCCCCGTCGGGGCAGCCGATCGCCCCGCAGCCGGAGTCCCGGcgcccggcgggaggaggctcCCGAAGCCTTCGGGACCCCTAAGCCTCGTTGAACGGCGGTGCCCGGGGGATCAACCCCCGGTCCCTCCATGGACTGAGATGGCCTCGGAGCTGGCCATGAGCGCGGAGCTGCCCACCAGCCCCCTCGCCATCGAATACGTCAACGATTTCGACCTGATGAAGTTCGAAGTGAAGAAGGAACCGGCGGAGGCGGAGCGGCTGTGCCACCGTCTACCCGCCGgctccctctcctccaccccGCTCAGCACGCCCTGCTCCTCCGTGCCTTCCTCGCCCAGTTTCTGCGCTCCCAGTCCCGGTGGGCAACCGGTTCCGGGTCCCCCGACTACCACCGCCGCCTCCCTGGGCTCCAAACCGCAGCTGGAGGAGCTGTACTGGATGTCGGGTTACCAGCATCACCTCAACCCCGAAGCTCTCAACCTGACGCCGGAGGACGCGGTGGAGGCGTTGATCGGTGCCcctcaccatcatcatcatcaccatcaagGTTACGAGCCTTTCCGGCCTCAGCCTTTCGGTGGCGAGGAGCTACCGCCGGCCGCCCATCACCATCCCGGtcatcaccaccatcatcaccaccacctGCGCTTGGAGGACCGCTTCTCCGACGATCAGTTGGTGAGTATGTCGGTGCGGGAGCTCAACCGGCAGCTGCGGGGCTTCAGCAAGGAGGAGGTGATCCGCCTCAAGCAGAAGAGGAGGACCTTGAAGAACCGGGGCTACGCTCAATCCTGCCGTTACAAGCGGGTCCAGCAAAGGCACATCTTGGAGAACGAGAAATGTCAACTCCAGAGCCAGGTGGAGCAACTCAAGCAGGAGGTGACCCGCTTGGCCAAGGAAAGGGATCTgtacaaagaaaaatatgagaaattaGCCGGCCGGGGTTTCCCGagggagccctccccagccgcCGCCCCCAAACCCGCCGCCGACTTCTTCATGTGAGCCGCAAaccccccgggggcgggggggttatgtgtgtgtgtaggggggtccccttttttcccccccctcctcttcctcaccccttCCCACGTGGGGAGAGAGAACCCTCTGCttgtacaaaaaagaaaaataatattattattattttttccccctgaaattttggggagggggaagtcGAATCCCCCACACCCcattgcgggggtggggggggggtggggggaacggCAGACCTGGAGCCAGCCTGCATGCGGGACGTGTACGGCGcgcctccccaccccccccgggagcATCAGCGCCATCCAGGTggcttctcccccctccctcaacgtccacccaccccacccccccatcctgCGTGTTtcaccccccttctccccccaatttgatttttattttcattttcaagggGTCGCCACGGATCGGCCGGGGGGATCCCCGGCAGCGCtgagccctgcccggccccgccgcgccccccccttccccccggctGGCAAACCTGAGCCACATTTAACTTATTTACCCTTGTAAATATGTAGAAATTAGttagttttttgccttttttttttttccttgagcctATATTTTGCTTGGTGatttacgaaaaaaaaaaaacaaaccaaacctaaaatcctttagaaaagaaaaaaaaaaatacacgagTCTTAAAAGTTTGTATGTAATAGCATGCAAATAATATCCGAGTTAATTTAACGATGTTGGGAAGAAGCCGAATGCACTATATACAGGAATCAATTGGGTTACATAATACTGTTTTATAGAGATTTAAAATTATctatgctcttaaaaaaaaatagtgggggggggggggggggtgtgggacgGGGGGAGAGGTAACAATTTTAGGGTGACCTGAAAGGCAATATAGTAATATATGGACTGCAAACGGTTGGCTGCTATCTCACTATGCACCAGATTTATTTATTAACCCTCGGGAAACGGAATATTATTTTAACCTCGATgttggaagaaggaaagaaaatgcacatTATTTCttgcgcaaaaaaaaaaaaaagaaaataataataactcGTGCAATTGCGCTTGGAGCGAAAGCGGGGCCGATCCTGCGCGGAGGAGCGGGCtgggttgtttgtttcttttttaacaagttgcttatttaaaaaagaaaaactatttaaaaaaaaaaattaatcttgggGGGAAAACACAAGGGTCTTGCGGACAAAGCGAGCTTGGGAGCCTGGTGCATTTTAGGTACTGATCGTGCGAAGCGTTTTTAACGACCTGTTGTTTCGATTTGTGACGGTTTTAACGATGTTGcatcaagataaaaaaaaaaaaaacaacaaaaaaaaacaaaaaaacaaaaaaccaaaaaaaacttaTATTCAACTAGAGCCTGGGTCGGGTTTTCTCTCAACCGGGGGGGCCCCCTCAGCATCGCCTTTTCATTTGGGGTTCGCTGCTGCTTCCCTTCCAGTCCCGATACTGGTGTAAAACCTTCTCCGAGCTCCCGCCGGGCGAGGGGTCGCGGCGTGGGGACAAATCCAGCGTTGACCATCGCTTGCGAGCCAGGGACCACCATCGCCTCTGCCCCGCTGAACTCTGGCTTTTcacttctcctgcctttttttttttattattattttttattttctagccgggtactgaggttttttttccccctccggtCAGAGGGTTCCAAGGTGTCCCGGAGACCTTCGTCCCCTCGGCCGCTGAAAAGTCACCTTCGCCCCAGCCCGGATCCGGTTTTGTCCCGGCTTGTCCGACACCATCCCGATGAGCTTGA of Rissa tridactyla isolate bRisTri1 chromosome 2, bRisTri1.patW.cur.20221130, whole genome shotgun sequence contains these proteins:
- the MAFA gene encoding transcription factor MafA, giving the protein MASELAMSAELPTSPLAIEYVNDFDLMKFEVKKEPAEAERLCHRLPAGSLSSTPLSTPCSSVPSSPSFCAPSPGGQPVPGPPTTTAASLGSKPQLEELYWMSGYQHHLNPEALNLTPEDAVEALIGAPHHHHHHHQGYEPFRPQPFGGEELPPAAHHHPGHHHHHHHHLRLEDRFSDDQLVSMSVRELNRQLRGFSKEEVIRLKQKRRTLKNRGYAQSCRYKRVQQRHILENEKCQLQSQVEQLKQEVTRLAKERDLYKEKYEKLAGRGFPREPSPAAAPKPAADFFM